DNA sequence from the Vicia villosa cultivar HV-30 ecotype Madison, WI linkage group LG3, Vvil1.0, whole genome shotgun sequence genome:
aaagtcaaaggttatcttgtatagttgactttttccaaatgaagtgaaatcttggacttttgtgatgaatcaaaatttcctcctcaaatgaatgatgtgaacgaattatattgaggtaatagaagatcttgagtcatgctttgcgttttggatccatgtcctaattaaaagtcaactatcttggtgaattaggtcaaaaacccttattgtcgactagatgaaattgatgactgtagaccttgaattgaagtgtattgccttatggatattgttatatgaaCTAATTGAAGATGATcaaagcctttgagtgatgccctggggctttctagggtttcccaaatgtgatccttgattttagtccttgatgggctcaaaaccctagactggtgaactaagcaaacccgagtccaggtgatgggtgtctaatcaatcataggtgaataaaaaatgaagtttttgaatcctatgattgtattggagactaatccttctattgattgatcctttgcctgagctcttttgttcctGAGCACCCTCGACTAAGTATCAACGTAATAAATGACTGCTATGAGCATTTGTTTTAACTTGATGAAAAgtttggaggtgtgacatctccggggggtcaaaattagggtatgacaatacgccttctcaaaatcaactttcaaaAGGATACACTTCTTACCCTCCATTCTAGCAAAATCCACCACCTCATTTGCCACCAACACACCATCTAACAAGTGCTTACCGGggacaaaagcactttgacacgAATAAATGATGGAGTTTAACACTTTTTTTAATCTCCCCGTCAAAAAATTAGCCACCACTTTATACATACAACCCACTAAGCAAATTGGCCTATAATCATCCAAGCTAACCGGATTATGATTCTTCGGAATCAaggtcaaaaaagaagaagtaatcACCTTTGAAATAAGGCTACTAACAAAgaagtaattaaaataattgatgaaatcttctttaagaaaaaaccaacatttcttaataaaaagaaaagagtaTCCATCCAGACCTGGACTTTTATCCCCTCTACAATTCCAAACCGCCTCTATAATCTCATTTTCTAAAAAAGGTTTCTCAATCTCCATCGCCTCCTCCccacttatggaattaaaataaattccAGCTAACAAGGGTCTAACCTCTTCCGATTCAATGAAGTTATTACCAAAATGAGAATAAACAGCCTCTTTGACATCCACTAGCGATTCCACCAAACCTCCCAGGGTAAGTACAGGACCTAAATGATTatgtcttcttctttttttcatcACCTTGTGAAAAAAACCACTATTAGAATCTCCCTCCTTCAACCATCCCAATCTAGATTTTTGCAATAACATACTTTCCTTTATCCTCAAATTCCTCCAAAACTTACTACAAGCTTCTTTCCTCAATACAAGATTATCGgcaataaaagaattagattcGGAGACTAACCTTTCATCGGcaatattcaattcaagaacaCCTTCCTCCATTTCCAAATCAATTTTCCCAAACACCCCCTTGTTCCAACTTCTAAGTTTATCTTTAAGAAACCTAAGCTTTTCTTTTAGAAGAAAATTACCTCTTCCTTCCATCTTCATACTTTTCCACTCTTTCTCTACAAAAGGAATGAAAGAGTCAAaagaaaaccattcattattgaatcTAAACAACTTAGGTCCCCAATTCAAATGGTCCGTCATTATCCAAATTGGACAATGATCCGAAATGTCTCTATCCCCGATAAATTGACCGATCACTTCCCATCTATTCACAATATTACTAGATAAGAGAAATAAATCTATTCTACTCATAGCCTTACCATCCCCACCAAACCAAGAGAACTTTTTTCCTTTGCACGGATTGTCCACCAATAACGTTTTATCAATAAACTCCGAAAAAAGCTCCTCTTCTTTATGGTTCATCGACAAATCCCTTCCTTTCCTTTCACTACTATTTTTAATAGAATTAAAACCCCCTCCCTTGATCCATTCTCCATCTTTGAAAGACTCCTTCAAAGCTAACAAGTCGTTCCACAAACATTTCTTCTTGCTCAACACATAAGacaaataaatattaacaatGTAGGAGAGATTATCCTTCCAACAAACTTTTATTCCCAAAAAAACTTCCCCTTTAAAACTACTCAAGACCTCCACATTAATCGGATTCCATAAAGTTAATAAACCTCCTGATCTTCCCGAAGAATTGGTGAAGGAATAACCAACTTCCGAAGAAAGCCAAAAACTTCTAGCCTTCACTTCATCCATACTAGTAAATTTAGTTTCTTGTAACAAAAACACGTCGACGTTTCCTTTTTTGATCAATGAATGAATTCTCCTACATTTGAGATTGTTCACTCCCTCTCTTATATTCAATGACCTGATTATCATTTAACAACTTTTTTATTCTCCTTTAACCCTTCCCCGATTTTACCTTCCCCTTGTTCCAAACATTCAATCCTACTAACAAGTTTGTCCCGACCCTCCGCATCCACTgtaataccctaattttgaccccccctgagatatcACACCATACAAACATTTCATTAAAACTCAAGATAGgtactcagaacagtcacttgtttatttggtactcaatcgagggtgctcaaggacaaaggagcttaggaaaaggatcaatcagtaagagaaggacctataatacaatcacaatactcaaatgattcatttattcaccCATGTTGATTATACACCAGTCATtaggactcaggtttgctcaggtcaccagactagggttttgagcccatcaaggactaaaatcaaggaccacatttgggaaaccctaaaaagctctagGACATCACTCAAATAGTTCAATCACCTTCAAATGATCCAAACGACAATATCCAGtggaaattgtacttcaattcaagatctacagtcatcaatttcttcTAActtacaaattagggtttttgacctaattcacctggacagttgatttttaattaggacatggatccacaactcaaaaaatggttcaagaacttctattaactcaatataatccattcatttcTTCCATTTGAGGAGGAGGATTTAATTCATCATAatagtccaagatttcacttcatttaaaaaaaagtcaactgtacaagatcacctttgacttttaaggttttgggccaaaatttgagttttaaggatcaatttcatcaatatatgattattgaagccaTTTgcccaagaaaaatcaagaaaatccatcaaggatctaaaagtcaacaaaaagtcaaactagtgcattttgacctagttcatggatctcaaaatttcacctacacaacttaAAAAACTTCcagcatgaaagttgtagatctcacaaaataaaataacttctcacattggaacttttttcaagagatcaatcatttaagagatatgagctttggaagttataggttatAAACacagaaaaattctaagtgttttttaacctagttttcttccaactttaggcccattttacaaaattttcccaaatgattttgaaaaaactccaaactaatgaattgaagtacatgttaaaggatttccaaattatgctcaaccttctccaaattcattttgagctaggagttatgattgTTTAAAGTTAGGCTCACAAAGTGAAATTATAGGCCATGTTcaattttggaactttgcaaatttgtgcaaatgactCTACCAATTGACACTACATGAACCATAACACATCAGTAGagataccatgcattcattttcaccatggcataaggattaaagaatattcccaaaacaagaacatgtcatattgtaatgattacatttgagaaatttatggccaagtggtgaatcCTCAAAggcatctcttcccaaccaattagaactctcctctgcatcagaaatgttccccaagatcacaagagatcaatggatagtGTGGTGGTCATTTTATTTACCTcctcgtttcacttgggaggacggcacgctagacccttcacgcaaaatttggaaggagaatgcgcccggggcgggatgaattttgtttcagttcttcctatgatatcacacgaactttttaattatcctaacaagtaggagaggggaaaaagatctcaaataaaccctaggaatTTGCTAAGTGtcgggattcacctagactagaaattctggagtccggggggtcggttatacatagggaagagtttaagcaccctacatatccgtagtactctacgggaaccttctttgtgtcattgtgattgtgtttgttgctttttattgggaaagtttctcctttgtgttaggagaaggaattgaaattgatttgaaaagacagacaaacggacagactatttttggtattttattagcttgctgagattccttgtgatcctcatgcctacatatccctaatggaagtcagagcttaatgtagttcggggaactaattagggatttttaaatgatatttttgggtgccttgcttgaagctcaaggttaaagctttgaattaaatctctgtttacaataaagagacatgaaatcatctttacagagaggtatttctactattccaccacaaacattttaaaagtgacagaaaagctaaaaaaagtttcattaagaggggagtctacttggttgatcaagtatgacagccatcgttcCTCTTGAAtgaaaagattctcaaccaaattagggaaagggtcgtacaagtctgggtgtgttgctagagcatgcctttcacaagtcctaaatgggagaatatttgaaatgatgatttgtttgaaatgattgtaatgattgtttgtttgtgatgAGATAGGAGGaatacctacctatgaagatgagctatgtctatctattgtttgaaagatttgattttttagctggctggCATGAAgctcaagcttgaggcttttgattgatttattgactttgggagaaaAACTTTATTGGGGATggatttaaactaaagagttttggtgttctgtacaaagcctagaattgaggcggactctagttggagagtatttatttgatggatttttatttggtgttctgtacaaagcccaaaattgtggttgactctacttagggagactctattttgtgccttgtatggagcccaaggttgtggctgactgttgaggaaaattgaattttgaagactatggatgactctatttgtgccttgtatgaagcccaaggttgtggctgactcttaactggggaagtcattaatttgtgccttgtatgaagcccaaggttgtgactACTCTGGAtaggaaaaacattattttatgccttgtacaaagcccaaggttgtggctgactctttaagaaactgagtatggaagtctctatggggaaaagatccttgagattaggaatctttgacacaggatatgtggtttatctgccttgtacaaagcccaaggttgtggctacttaatgatgaaggactcattGGAGGGAATTTTACTCTactggaggatttatctattaaaagactgaattttaccctaatttttgacccccctgagatgacatatcttcaggattttcatcaggtcaaaacaagtacccagagcaatcATTTCTTCATCtagcatttaatcaaggatgttcaaagacaagaaaactcaggcaaaggatcaatcaatagaaggattagtctctaacacaatcataggactcaaaagctccatttttattcacctatgattgattagacacccagtcatctgagtacaggtttactcaggttaccagactagggttttttagcctatcaaggactaaaatcagggattacctttgggaaaccctaaaaagccccaggggatcattcaaagacatcaatcatcttcaaatagctcatatgacaagatccactggacatcacacctcaattcaaaggctacagtcatcattttcatctggtcgacaattagggtttttgacctaattcaccaggatagttgacttttaatcagggcatggatccaaaactcaagacatgattcaagaacctctactaactcaatataatccatttacatcactcatttgaggagaagatcttaattccacacaaaagtccaaaatctcactttatttggaaaaagtcaactgtatgggatcacctttgacttttgagatttttggtcaaacaatgactttcaaagatcaatatcttcaatatatggatattaaagtcatttgaccaaagaaattcaaagagaatcatcaaggagcaaaaagtcgggaattaggttttttgagggcattgtgggaactcaaaatttcacctacacaactcaaaaaacttccaacatgaaagttgtagatcttgcaaaataaaacaacatcttacataggaacttttttcaaaagagcaaccatttaagagttttggaattttgaagctttaggttataaaaacttggaaatttttctaagtgtttttaacctagttttcatccaactttgggctcatttttcacaattttcccaaatgattctgaagcaactataaactaatgatttgaagtagatgtttagggctttccaaattatgttcaaccttcttcaaattcattttgagctaagagttatgcttgttcaaagttggcctcatgaagtgaaattataggtcatgtacaatttgaaactttgcaattttgtgcattttgcttcactaagtgatgctacacgacctctaatgcatctgaaaacatgccatacatccaaattcatcattgcataaggattagagaagattcccaaaaacaaagg
Encoded proteins:
- the LOC131658925 gene encoding uncharacterized protein LOC131658925 gives rise to the protein MDEVKARSFWLSSEVGYSFTNSSGRSGGLLTLWNPINVEVLSSFKGEVFLGIKVCWKDNLSYIVNIYLSYVLSKKKCLWNDLLALKESFKDGEWIKGGGFNSIKNSSERKGRDLSMNHKEEELFSEFIDKTLLVDNPCKGKKFSWFGGDGKAMSRIDLFLLSSNIVNRWEVIGQFIGDRDISDHCPIWIMTDHLNWGPKLFRFNNEWFSFDSFIPFVEKEWKSMKMEGRGNFLLKEKLRFLKDKLRSWNKGVFGKIDLEMEEGVLELNIADERLVSESNSFIADNLVLRKEACSKFWRNLRIKESMLLQKSRLGWLKEGDSNSGFFHKVMKKRRRHNHLGPVLTLGGLVESLVDVKEAVYSHFGNNFIESEEVRPLLAGIYFNSISGEEAMEIEKPFLENEIIEAVWNCRGDKSPVVSNHAPGYKYNARCAYQSNSPGHDTEDCGPLTHNIQDLIDDKITYFNSLEEPHMTDVAHNHNCNQFVRAVLISKPAPQQ